A part of Halobaculum sp. MBLA0143 genomic DNA contains:
- a CDS encoding NAD(P)H-binding protein — translation MDVLVTGATGFVGSRLVPALRDAGHDVTALTRDAASYDAPDGVSVAEGDLLEPGSFDDALAGQDAAYYLVHSMDAGDDFAERDRRAARYFTQAAGDAGIDRVIYLGGLGDDDDDLSEHLQSRREVEYLLADGEPSVTVLRAGILVGEGGVSWRMVRQLASRLPVMVTPRWVDTECQPIYVDDAVDYLVGVLGEPETAGETYEIGGPDVLTYREMLRRTRETIGGHLLVFPVPVLTPKLSSGWVSLVTDVPSTIVRPLVDGLRNPVVVRDDSIRDHVAPELTPFDESVRRALAARAGRTRRVDAPSPTDGGSTADGVEERASEPGQEGAEA, via the coding sequence ATGGACGTACTCGTCACAGGAGCGACGGGGTTCGTCGGGAGTCGGCTCGTGCCGGCGCTCCGTGACGCGGGCCACGACGTGACGGCGCTGACGCGGGACGCGGCGAGCTACGACGCCCCCGACGGGGTGTCGGTCGCCGAGGGTGACCTGTTGGAGCCTGGATCGTTCGACGACGCGCTCGCCGGCCAGGACGCAGCGTACTACCTCGTCCACTCGATGGACGCGGGCGACGACTTCGCCGAACGGGACCGCCGGGCCGCCCGGTACTTCACCCAGGCGGCCGGCGACGCCGGAATCGACCGAGTGATCTACCTCGGTGGGTTGGGCGACGACGACGACGACCTCTCGGAACACCTCCAGTCGCGTCGCGAGGTGGAGTACCTCCTCGCGGACGGGGAGCCGTCCGTGACGGTGTTGCGCGCCGGCATTCTGGTCGGCGAGGGCGGCGTCTCCTGGCGTATGGTGCGACAGTTGGCCTCTCGGCTGCCGGTGATGGTGACACCGCGGTGGGTGGACACGGAGTGTCAGCCGATCTACGTCGACGACGCCGTCGACTACCTCGTCGGGGTGTTGGGAGAGCCCGAGACCGCGGGCGAGACGTACGAGATCGGCGGCCCGGACGTGCTCACCTACCGAGAGATGCTGCGACGCACCCGCGAGACGATCGGCGGGCACCTGTTGGTCTTCCCCGTGCCCGTGTTGACGCCGAAGCTCTCCTCGGGGTGGGTGAGCCTCGTCACGGACGTGCCGTCGACCATCGTCCGACCGCTCGTGGACGGGCTGCGCAACCCGGTCGTCGTCCGTGACGACTCCATCCGCGACCACGTCGCCCCGGAGCTCACGCCGTTCGACGAGTCCGTTCGGCGGGCGCTGGCGGCGCGGGCCGGCCGGACACGACGCGTCGACGCACCGTCGCCGACGGACGGGGGGTCGACGGCCGACGGCGTCGAGGAACGGGCGAGCGAGCCCGGTCAGGAGGGAGCGGAGGCGTGA
- a CDS encoding sulfurtransferase: MDVFLDHERVAARDDLRVVDARDGWEFDGIGHIPGAVSVPFDEFRAEDGDEGMLPGAERWAGLLSAAGVAADDSILAYDDTHGVFAARFLVTALAYGHDPEQLFLLDGDYSAWSRERPVSRTATEPTTTDYEPREPETDPFVDYETVRAAVDGDALLVDTREPEEYDAGHLPGAVQLDWRELVDTDGSRGLYPRDRLETTLADHGIDRDRRIVLYCNTARRISHTYLVLRHLSYDRVAFYEGSLTEWERRGGPVE, encoded by the coding sequence ATGGACGTGTTTCTGGACCACGAGCGCGTCGCGGCCCGGGACGACCTCCGGGTCGTGGACGCGCGCGACGGCTGGGAGTTCGACGGCATCGGCCACATCCCGGGCGCGGTGTCCGTCCCGTTCGACGAGTTTCGCGCCGAAGACGGCGACGAGGGGATGCTCCCGGGCGCCGAGCGGTGGGCCGGACTGCTGTCGGCGGCCGGCGTCGCCGCGGACGACTCCATCCTCGCGTACGACGACACCCACGGCGTGTTCGCCGCCCGGTTCCTCGTCACGGCGCTGGCGTACGGTCACGACCCGGAGCAGTTGTTCCTGTTGGACGGTGACTACTCCGCCTGGAGCCGGGAACGCCCCGTCTCCCGGACGGCCACCGAGCCGACGACGACGGACTACGAGCCGCGCGAGCCCGAGACGGACCCGTTCGTCGACTACGAGACCGTCCGCGCGGCCGTCGACGGCGACGCGCTGCTCGTGGACACCCGCGAGCCCGAGGAGTACGACGCCGGCCACCTTCCCGGCGCGGTCCAGCTCGACTGGCGGGAGCTGGTCGACACGGACGGCTCCCGCGGGCTGTACCCCCGCGACCGACTGGAGACGACCCTGGCGGACCACGGGATCGACCGCGACCGTCGGATCGTGTTGTACTGCAACACCGCCCGCCGGATCAGCCACACCTACCTCGTCTTACGACACCTCTCGTACGACCGGGTGGCGTTCTACGAGGGGAGCCTCACGGAGTGGGAACGCCGCGGTGGCCCCGTCGAGTGA
- a CDS encoding sulfurtransferase, whose product MSDYDSDVLVSADWVAERLDEFQSDDPAHRLVEVDVDTEAYDESHAPGAIGFNWETDLQDQTRRDVLSQEDFEALNAEHGISDDTTLVLYGDNSNWFAAYTYWQYKYYGHDDVRLLDGGREYWLDHDYEVTDEVPEFSATEYEADEPDESIRAYRSDVEDAVDEDVPLVDVRSPEEFSGEILAPPGLQETAQRGGHIPGASNISWASVTNDDGTFKTQGELEELYEDVLAEGDEEIVAYCRIGERSSVAWFALHELVGADQTVNYDGSWTEWGNLVDAPIETGPADD is encoded by the coding sequence ATGTCAGACTACGATTCGGACGTGCTCGTGAGTGCAGACTGGGTCGCGGAGCGACTGGACGAGTTCCAGTCGGACGACCCCGCCCACCGTCTGGTGGAGGTGGACGTAGACACGGAGGCGTACGACGAGAGTCACGCCCCCGGTGCCATCGGCTTCAACTGGGAGACGGACCTCCAGGACCAGACCCGACGCGACGTGCTCTCCCAGGAGGACTTCGAGGCGCTGAACGCGGAACACGGGATCTCCGACGACACCACCCTGGTGCTGTACGGGGACAACTCCAACTGGTTCGCCGCCTACACCTACTGGCAGTACAAGTACTACGGCCACGACGACGTCCGGCTGCTGGACGGTGGCCGAGAGTACTGGCTGGATCACGACTACGAGGTGACCGACGAGGTGCCCGAGTTCTCCGCGACGGAGTACGAGGCCGACGAGCCGGACGAGTCGATCCGGGCGTACCGCTCGGACGTCGAAGACGCCGTCGACGAGGACGTCCCGCTCGTGGACGTTCGTTCGCCCGAGGAGTTCTCCGGCGAGATCCTCGCCCCGCCGGGCCTCCAGGAGACCGCCCAGCGCGGCGGCCACATCCCCGGGGCGAGCAACATCTCGTGGGCGTCCGTCACGAACGACGACGGGACGTTCAAGACGCAAGGGGAGCTCGAGGAGCTGTACGAGGACGTGCTGGCGGAGGGTGACGAGGAGATCGTCGCCTACTGCCGGATCGGCGAGCGCTCGTCGGTGGCGTGGTTCGCGCTCCACGAGCTCGTCGGCGCCGACCAGACCGTCAACTACGACGGCTCCTGGACGGAGTGGGGCAACCTCGTGGACGCTCCCATCGAGACCGGCCCGGCCGACGACTGA
- a CDS encoding AI-2E family transporter, whose amino-acid sequence MPPSRQTAVAATFLGLAAVTAAVLAEVLATVVFAVTLAYVLLPLRGAVARRGSSARVAAGAATTLASLVAVAFVLPPAFVLYQRRRAVVAVFESLPSVIPITVGETTVRVAVAPLIDTGREAVTGLALTVAAAAPVIVLKAVVLVLLVYGLLYRPAAIRTAATRALPDRYHDVLFALDRRAAETLRAIYVLQAATAAGTFLLGTVTFWLLGYDSPVVLGVFSGLLQFVPILGPSVVIGVLAVLDLLAGDVTGAVVVSVVGLVVVGFLPDAVIRTRLAEYTTELPVSLYFVGFVGGVLTVGAVGFVLGPLVVALLVETVVLLSDGVARARARRQVAADRSTDDDGPNEEA is encoded by the coding sequence GTGCCACCGAGTCGTCAGACCGCCGTCGCGGCCACGTTCCTGGGGCTGGCCGCGGTCACGGCGGCGGTGCTCGCCGAGGTGTTGGCCACCGTCGTGTTCGCGGTGACGCTGGCGTACGTCCTCCTGCCGCTCCGGGGCGCCGTGGCGCGCCGGGGCTCTTCGGCACGGGTCGCGGCCGGCGCCGCGACGACGCTCGCCTCGCTCGTCGCCGTCGCGTTCGTACTCCCGCCGGCGTTCGTCCTCTACCAGCGCCGCCGCGCGGTCGTCGCGGTGTTCGAGTCGCTGCCGTCGGTGATCCCGATCACCGTCGGCGAGACCACGGTTCGTGTCGCCGTCGCGCCGTTGATCGACACCGGCCGCGAGGCCGTCACCGGGCTGGCGCTGACCGTCGCGGCCGCCGCCCCGGTGATCGTCCTGAAGGCGGTCGTGCTCGTCCTCCTGGTGTACGGGCTCCTCTACCGCCCGGCGGCGATCCGGACGGCCGCCACCCGGGCGCTGCCGGATCGCTACCACGACGTGTTGTTCGCGCTAGACCGGCGCGCGGCCGAGACGCTCCGGGCGATCTACGTGCTCCAGGCCGCCACCGCCGCCGGCACGTTCCTCCTCGGGACGGTGACGTTCTGGCTGCTGGGGTACGACTCCCCGGTCGTGCTCGGGGTGTTCTCCGGGTTGTTGCAGTTCGTCCCGATCCTGGGCCCGTCCGTCGTGATCGGCGTGTTGGCGGTGCTGGACCTGCTCGCGGGCGACGTGACCGGCGCGGTCGTCGTCTCGGTCGTCGGGTTGGTCGTCGTCGGCTTCCTCCCGGACGCGGTGATCCGCACCCGGCTCGCGGAGTACACGACGGAGCTCCCGGTGTCGCTGTACTTCGTCGGCTTCGTCGGCGGCGTCCTCACGGTCGGCGCCGTCGGGTTCGTCCTCGGACCGCTCGTCGTCGCCTTACTGGTGGAGACCGTCGTCCTGCTCTCGGACGGCGTGGCCCGCGCCCGTGCCAGACGACAGGTCGCGGCCGACCGCAGCACGGACGACGACGGTCCGAACGAGGAGGCGTGA
- a CDS encoding DUF5788 family protein: MREYERKQLLERVERDSATVGVSLPEETEVQGERIDLQEFVFEIKRRETIPSGERDRVDRAKRNLRRERRERLERIEEGEISFEEGERLVEGIVGIDRALNALEQLQPVDLEAEERRQEAADHQRWVSFLQQALGRDDTDGTTRGI, from the coding sequence GTGAGGGAGTACGAGCGCAAGCAACTGTTGGAACGGGTCGAGCGCGACTCGGCGACGGTCGGCGTCTCGCTCCCGGAGGAGACGGAGGTCCAAGGCGAACGGATCGACCTCCAGGAGTTCGTCTTCGAGATCAAGCGCCGAGAGACGATTCCGTCGGGCGAGCGCGACCGGGTCGACCGCGCGAAACGGAACCTCAGACGCGAACGCCGCGAACGGCTCGAACGGATCGAGGAGGGAGAGATCTCCTTCGAGGAGGGCGAACGGCTCGTCGAGGGGATCGTCGGGATCGACCGAGCGCTGAACGCGCTCGAACAGCTCCAGCCGGTCGACCTGGAGGCGGAAGAACGGCGTCAGGAGGCGGCCGACCACCAGCGCTGGGTGTCGTTCCTCCAGCAGGCGCTCGGGCGAGACGACACGGACGGCACGACACGAGGAATCTGA
- the polX gene encoding DNA polymerase/3'-5' exonuclease PolX, protein MRNDEIAALLEEFADRLEATGVEYKPSAYRRAAENVREYPGAVEGLAADGPEAVAEIDRVGDAIASKIVEYVDTGEIEELAELRAELPADIEALTRVEGVGPKTVGTLYEELGVETLADLEAAAEAEEIREVRGFGAKTEQNIRENVQFAREAAERTRLGDARPVAESLLAHLEAHDAVVEAETAGSIRRWRDTVGDVDVLVAADGVAGDDTASGEAVIDRFLSWPAADDVIEAGDQKASVRADGVRVDVRVVVPEEFGAALQYFTGSMDHNVVVRNRAIDRGLKLNEYGVFDVSDVDDPEAGQRVGERVAGRTEEGVYDALGLPAFPPELREGTGEVVAADADELPTLVTVDDVRGDLHTHTDWSDGANTVREMVTAAGEAGHEFHCVTDHAAGPGVFGNVGLTDDELREQAETVAEVAADADVDVYHGVEANVDADGDVTTDDDLLAELDLVVASPHAALQGAATDRLIRAVEHPAVDVLGHPTGRLINERAGLEVDFQRLAAAAADADTALEVNANPARLDLHGEAVRAAVEAGAPVAIDTDAHSPAGFDNVRYGVRTARRGWAEPDDVVNAWSDDRLRSFLG, encoded by the coding sequence ATGCGTAACGACGAGATCGCGGCACTGCTCGAAGAGTTCGCCGACCGGCTGGAGGCGACGGGCGTCGAGTACAAGCCCAGCGCCTACCGGCGAGCGGCCGAGAACGTCCGGGAGTACCCCGGTGCCGTCGAGGGGTTGGCCGCAGACGGCCCGGAGGCGGTCGCCGAGATCGACCGCGTGGGCGACGCCATCGCCTCGAAGATCGTCGAGTACGTCGACACCGGCGAGATCGAGGAGCTGGCGGAGCTGCGGGCGGAACTACCGGCGGATATCGAGGCGCTGACTCGCGTCGAAGGGGTGGGACCGAAGACGGTCGGGACACTGTACGAGGAACTAGGGGTGGAGACGCTGGCGGACCTGGAGGCGGCCGCCGAGGCCGAGGAGATCCGCGAGGTGCGCGGGTTCGGCGCGAAGACGGAACAGAACATCCGCGAGAACGTCCAGTTCGCCCGCGAGGCGGCAGAACGCACCCGACTGGGTGACGCTCGGCCGGTCGCGGAGTCGTTGCTCGCACACCTCGAAGCCCACGACGCGGTCGTCGAGGCGGAGACGGCCGGGTCGATCCGGCGGTGGCGGGACACGGTCGGCGACGTGGACGTGCTCGTCGCCGCCGACGGCGTCGCCGGCGACGACACCGCGAGCGGCGAGGCCGTGATCGACCGGTTCCTGTCGTGGCCGGCCGCAGACGACGTGATCGAGGCGGGCGACCAGAAGGCGAGCGTCCGAGCCGACGGCGTCCGCGTGGACGTGCGCGTGGTCGTTCCCGAGGAGTTCGGCGCCGCGCTCCAGTACTTCACCGGGTCGATGGACCACAACGTCGTCGTCCGCAACCGGGCGATCGACCGCGGGCTGAAGCTCAACGAGTACGGGGTGTTCGACGTGTCCGACGTGGACGATCCCGAGGCCGGCCAACGGGTCGGCGAGCGAGTCGCCGGCCGGACGGAGGAGGGCGTGTACGACGCCCTGGGCCTGCCCGCCTTCCCGCCGGAGCTCCGCGAAGGCACCGGCGAGGTGGTGGCCGCGGACGCAGACGAACTGCCGACGCTCGTGACCGTCGACGACGTGCGGGGCGACCTCCACACCCACACGGACTGGTCGGACGGGGCCAACACCGTCCGAGAGATGGTCACCGCCGCCGGGGAGGCGGGCCACGAGTTCCACTGTGTCACCGACCACGCCGCCGGACCGGGGGTGTTCGGCAACGTCGGGCTGACGGACGACGAGCTCCGGGAACAGGCAGAGACGGTGGCCGAGGTCGCGGCCGACGCCGACGTCGACGTCTACCACGGCGTAGAGGCGAACGTGGACGCCGACGGCGACGTGACCACCGACGACGACCTGCTCGCCGAACTGGATCTGGTCGTCGCGTCGCCGCACGCCGCGCTCCAGGGAGCGGCGACCGACCGGTTGATCCGCGCCGTCGAACACCCGGCGGTGGACGTGCTGGGCCACCCGACCGGACGGCTGATCAACGAACGGGCGGGGCTGGAGGTGGACTTCCAACGGCTGGCGGCGGCCGCGGCGGACGCCGACACGGCGTTGGAGGTGAACGCCAACCCGGCACGGCTCGACCTCCACGGCGAGGCGGTGCGGGCGGCGGTGGAGGCCGGCGCGCCAGTGGCGATCGACACGGACGCCCACTCGCCGGCGGGGTTCGACAACGTCCGGTACGGCGTCCGGACGGCACGCCGGGGGTGGGCGGAGCCGGACGACGTGGTCAACGCCTGGTCGGACGACCGACTGCGGTCGTTCCTGGGGTAG
- a CDS encoding Mut7-C RNAse domain-containing protein: protein MAVDRFLLDAMVGKLASYLRMCGYDAAYALDRGVEADDRLREIAVAESRRLVTRDVALARRAEGDDGPEPLLLGSRDVTDQLVAVAGEGYDLTPAARPARCGNCNGRLQRGDETDATRAGYVPDDRDRERLWRCVDCGQWFWKGSHWDRVTETLAEITPGSPDL, encoded by the coding sequence GTGGCCGTCGACCGATTCCTGTTGGACGCGATGGTCGGGAAGCTGGCGTCGTACCTCCGGATGTGTGGCTACGACGCCGCCTACGCACTCGACAGAGGAGTAGAGGCCGACGACCGACTCCGGGAGATCGCGGTCGCGGAGAGTCGCCGGCTCGTCACCCGAGACGTGGCGTTGGCGCGACGAGCAGAGGGTGACGACGGGCCGGAGCCGTTACTGCTGGGGTCACGCGACGTGACCGACCAGCTCGTGGCGGTCGCGGGCGAGGGGTACGACCTGACGCCGGCGGCGCGGCCGGCGCGGTGTGGCAACTGCAACGGGCGACTCCAGCGCGGCGACGAGACGGACGCCACGCGAGCGGGGTACGTTCCGGACGACCGGGACCGCGAACGGCTGTGGCGGTGTGTCGACTGCGGGCAGTGGTTCTGGAAAGGGAGTCACTGGGATCGGGTGACGGAGACGCTGGCGGAGATCACTCCAGGTAGCCCAGATCTCTGA
- a CDS encoding ribbon-helix-helix domain-containing protein — MTDYTTVSIPKDLADRVDQTIEGTSFSSTSDLVRFLLRSIVIQHQQSEETLTESDFDEITDQLRDLGYLE; from the coding sequence GTGACAGACTACACCACGGTCTCGATCCCGAAGGATCTCGCAGACCGCGTCGACCAGACGATCGAGGGGACCAGTTTCTCGTCCACGAGCGACCTCGTCCGGTTCCTGCTGCGCAGCATCGTCATCCAACACCAGCAGTCAGAAGAGACGCTGACGGAGTCCGACTTCGACGAGATCACCGACCAACTCAGAGATCTGGGCTACCTGGAGTGA
- the aglJ gene encoding S-layer glycoprotein N-glycosyltransferase AglJ: MDHEAVTVLLPTYEEAETVEQIVTGFRDAGFDDVLVIDGGSADDTRELAREAGARVEIQSGSGKGQAVREAVAEHVDRPYVLLADADCTYQPSDADAMLQPLFEGADHVVGDRYGDIHEDAMTRFNDVGNSVFNRLFRLIHGEDYADILSGYRAFTVESFRRLRLRADGFGIETEMSVECARRGQSVAVVPITYLPRPDGSSTNLHPIKDGWIILAALYRKAKTSNPLFYFGSVGVVSGLLGGLIEVYVAYEWLFRRISHEVLAFAGGTLIILGIQFLVFATLSDLVVTLHDELLDRIEQLETRDRSEEHDDGGLRD; encoded by the coding sequence ATGGACCACGAGGCCGTCACCGTGTTGTTGCCCACGTACGAGGAGGCCGAGACGGTCGAGCAGATCGTGACCGGTTTCCGCGACGCGGGGTTCGACGACGTTCTCGTGATCGACGGCGGCTCCGCCGACGACACCCGCGAACTCGCCCGGGAGGCCGGCGCCCGCGTCGAGATCCAGTCCGGCAGCGGCAAGGGCCAAGCCGTCCGGGAGGCGGTCGCCGAACACGTCGACCGACCGTACGTGCTCCTGGCGGACGCCGACTGCACGTACCAGCCGTCCGACGCCGACGCGATGTTGCAGCCGTTGTTCGAGGGCGCCGACCACGTCGTCGGCGACCGCTACGGCGACATCCACGAGGACGCCATGACCCGGTTCAACGACGTCGGCAACTCCGTGTTCAACCGGCTGTTCCGGCTGATCCACGGCGAAGACTACGCCGACATCCTCTCCGGCTACCGGGCGTTCACCGTCGAGTCGTTCCGACGGCTCCGACTCCGCGCGGACGGCTTCGGGATCGAGACGGAGATGTCCGTGGAGTGTGCCCGCCGCGGCCAGTCCGTCGCGGTCGTCCCGATCACCTACCTCCCGCGCCCGGACGGCTCCAGCACCAACCTCCACCCGATCAAGGACGGCTGGATCATCCTCGCCGCGCTCTACCGGAAGGCCAAGACCTCCAACCCACTGTTCTACTTCGGGAGCGTCGGAGTCGTCTCGGGGCTGCTCGGCGGGCTGATCGAGGTGTACGTCGCCTACGAGTGGCTGTTCCGCCGGATCTCACACGAGGTGTTGGCGTTCGCCGGCGGCACGCTCATCATCCTCGGGATCCAGTTTCTCGTGTTCGCGACGCTGTCGGACCTGGTCGTCACTCTCCACGACGAACTGCTGGACCGGATCGAACAACTGGAGACGCGCGACCGCAGCGAAGAGCACGACGACGGCGGACTCCGAGACTAG
- a CDS encoding M24 family metallopeptidase yields MTDGHDAPATPAPTTAYDPLTDHLPFVHVGDRTDDDLRYLTRFRGPDRPYAFVAVPGVDGPRTTLCAPSLFADQARREFPGDQVETATTGRPAGERAAAVLTDAGVGDRLSDVEGDVSDIEGDVSDIEGDVSDIELHVPSQIPHEAVAYLQRAGFEVTATTAVGEARCRKTETEIDCHRRVQRAAALGLARAETVLAEAVADGDELRWDGRPLTTERLRRQAESVLAAAGVAPAGNSVIGAGETAADLHYVGDDRIRPSETVLIDLSPRGPAGYYADITRTFVVSSDGGWDRRAYVACEAAREAALAELADGAGVAAATVHEEAAAELAAHGFRIDSDTVGFTHSTGHGVGLSLHEPPSLSGDAVLAAGDVITVEPGVYDPEEGGVRLEDLVVVREDGYELLQPYPFGSTPRVRELE; encoded by the coding sequence GTGACCGACGGGCACGACGCCCCCGCGACGCCTGCCCCGACGACGGCCTACGACCCACTGACCGACCACCTCCCGTTCGTCCACGTCGGCGACCGGACGGACGACGACCTGCGGTACCTCACGCGGTTTCGCGGCCCGGACCGCCCGTACGCCTTCGTCGCCGTTCCGGGTGTCGACGGCCCTCGGACGACACTGTGTGCGCCGTCGTTGTTCGCCGACCAGGCTCGCCGAGAGTTCCCCGGCGACCAGGTGGAGACGGCGACGACCGGTCGCCCCGCGGGCGAACGCGCCGCGGCGGTGTTGACGGACGCGGGCGTCGGGGACAGGCTCTCCGACGTCGAGGGCGATGTCTCTGACATCGAAGGCGATGTCTCTGACATCGAAGGCGATGTCTCCGACATCGAACTCCACGTCCCGTCTCAGATTCCCCACGAGGCGGTCGCGTACCTCCAGCGCGCCGGGTTCGAGGTGACGGCCACGACCGCCGTCGGCGAGGCCCGCTGTCGGAAGACGGAGACGGAGATCGACTGTCACCGCCGCGTCCAACGGGCGGCCGCACTCGGGCTCGCCCGCGCCGAGACCGTGCTCGCGGAGGCGGTCGCGGACGGCGACGAGCTCCGCTGGGACGGCCGACCGCTGACGACGGAACGGCTCCGCCGCCAGGCGGAGTCCGTCCTCGCGGCCGCCGGGGTCGCGCCGGCCGGCAACAGCGTGATCGGCGCCGGCGAGACGGCCGCCGACCTCCACTACGTCGGTGACGACCGGATTCGTCCAAGCGAGACCGTCCTGATCGACCTCTCGCCGCGCGGTCCGGCGGGCTACTACGCCGACATCACGCGGACGTTCGTCGTCAGCTCCGACGGCGGCTGGGACCGCCGCGCGTACGTCGCCTGTGAGGCTGCCCGCGAGGCCGCACTGGCCGAACTGGCCGACGGCGCCGGCGTCGCCGCCGCGACCGTCCACGAGGAAGCCGCCGCGGAGCTGGCCGCCCACGGCTTCCGAATCGACTCCGACACGGTCGGGTTCACCCACTCGACGGGCCACGGCGTCGGACTCTCGCTCCACGAGCCGCCGTCGCTGTCCGGCGACGCGGTGCTCGCCGCCGGCGACGTGATCACCGTCGAACCCGGGGTGTACGACCCCGAAGAGGGTGGTGTCCGGCTCGAGGACCTCGTCGTCGTCCGCGAGGACGGCTACGAGCTCCTCCAGCCGTACCCGTTCGGCTCGACTCCTCGCGTGCGGGAGTTGGAGTGA
- a CDS encoding UvrD-helicase domain-containing protein, with protein MSDPTVTRLFGGPGSGKTTALLDRVEGLLEQDDVEVRDVLVVSYTRAAAAEVRERLAERLDTTPRHLQGNVCTMHAKAYELLDLSRGDVVGEDEKEEFCDEFGLEFEDEYSGAGRRTARSTTLGNKIIATSQWLQRTNRDVADWYDVPFQWDEEEVRLPPDIDPEAQDGNKYTPTWPFDDDRVSVPEAIRGWRNYKGEDDVVGFADMLERVHQRSLLPNVDYLVIDEFQDITTLQYKVYEEWRPHMEQCLIAGDDDQVVYAWQGADPDLLLDTRVDDDEVLPNSYRLPSKILNVVNREVRHIDKRQEKDLEPRKEGGRVEAVESPSILDLVRNVRGTVRETDDDTLMVLFRARYQMFQFIDQFITEGIPFSCLTDQRMWTDRLTDYVRAIEKVDRDEALTALEARRLADILQESAFGTADREELYDFLDEVEETSEEDDLAEIPLSPEDVSERIPFMPGPASAADMARKITSFQRKSLKAYFPGDYDGMDPDRVRLGTIHSAKGREADHVFVTTDLTEKVVEQMAAQAAQNDVEVEGVDEFTKTTDPVPVLTDNERRVFYVGMSRARERLVMLENLIDGAPTLPISVVLENELREEPPTEVLGEIADDGETVEPEAE; from the coding sequence ATGAGCGACCCAACGGTGACACGCCTGTTCGGAGGCCCCGGCAGCGGGAAGACGACCGCGCTGCTGGACCGGGTCGAGGGTCTCCTCGAGCAGGACGACGTGGAGGTGCGAGACGTACTCGTCGTCTCGTACACGCGAGCGGCGGCCGCCGAGGTGCGCGAACGCCTCGCCGAGCGGCTCGACACGACACCGCGACACCTCCAGGGCAACGTCTGCACGATGCACGCGAAGGCGTACGAACTCCTCGACCTCTCTCGGGGCGACGTGGTGGGAGAAGACGAGAAAGAGGAGTTCTGCGACGAGTTCGGCCTGGAGTTCGAAGACGAGTACTCCGGGGCCGGTCGGCGGACGGCCCGCTCGACTACGCTCGGCAACAAGATCATCGCCACCTCCCAGTGGCTCCAGCGGACGAACCGCGACGTGGCCGACTGGTACGACGTGCCGTTCCAGTGGGACGAAGAGGAGGTGCGGCTGCCGCCGGACATCGACCCGGAGGCACAGGACGGGAACAAGTACACCCCGACCTGGCCGTTCGACGACGACCGCGTGAGTGTCCCGGAGGCGATTCGCGGCTGGCGCAACTACAAGGGTGAAGACGACGTGGTCGGCTTCGCCGATATGCTGGAACGAGTGCACCAGCGCTCGCTGCTCCCGAACGTCGACTACCTCGTGATCGACGAGTTCCAGGACATCACCACGCTCCAGTACAAGGTGTACGAGGAGTGGCGGCCCCACATGGAGCAGTGTCTCATCGCCGGCGACGACGACCAGGTCGTGTACGCCTGGCAGGGTGCAGACCCGGACCTCCTGTTGGACACCCGTGTCGACGACGACGAGGTGCTCCCCAACTCCTACCGACTCCCCTCGAAGATCCTCAACGTGGTCAACCGCGAGGTCCGTCACATCGACAAGCGCCAGGAGAAGGACCTCGAACCGCGCAAGGAGGGCGGCCGCGTCGAGGCCGTCGAGTCTCCGTCCATCCTCGATCTGGTGCGGAACGTCCGTGGCACCGTCCGCGAGACGGACGACGACACCCTGATGGTGTTGTTCCGCGCCCGCTACCAGATGTTCCAGTTCATCGACCAGTTCATCACCGAGGGGATCCCGTTCTCCTGTCTCACGGACCAACGGATGTGGACGGACCGACTCACGGACTACGTCCGGGCCATCGAGAAGGTGGACCGCGACGAGGCACTGACCGCGCTGGAGGCCCGCCGGCTGGCCGACATCCTCCAGGAGTCCGCGTTCGGGACGGCCGACCGCGAGGAGCTGTACGACTTCTTGGACGAGGTGGAGGAGACCTCCGAAGAGGACGACCTCGCGGAGATTCCCCTGTCGCCCGAGGACGTATCCGAGCGCATCCCGTTCATGCCCGGCCCCGCCAGCGCCGCGGACATGGCCCGCAAGATCACCTCCTTCCAACGGAAGTCGCTGAAGGCGTACTTCCCGGGTGACTACGACGGGATGGACCCCGACCGCGTCCGTCTGGGAACGATCCACTCCGCGAAGGGTCGTGAGGCCGACCACGTGTTCGTCACCACGGACCTCACGGAGAAGGTGGTCGAGCAGATGGCCGCCCAGGCCGCCCAGAACGACGTCGAGGTGGAGGGTGTCGACGAGTTCACCAAGACGACCGACCCGGTTCCCGTCCTGACGGACAACGAACGCCGTGTGTTCTACGTCGGGATGTCGCGCGCCCGCGAACGGCTCGTCATGTTGGAGAACCTGATCGACGGCGCGCCGACACTGCCGATCAGTGTCGTCCTGGAGAACGAACTCCGCGAGGAGCCCCCGACCGAGGTCCTCGGCGAGATCGCCGACGACGGCGAGACCGTCGAGCCCGAGGCGGAGTGA